The sequence CCGGCTGGCGTTTGCAGGGCACGCGCTGGCCCACGTCGGGTTCGCCGGGGCGACGGGGGCCGTGCTCGTCAACGCCAACGTCTTCGCCGGGCTCGTCACGCTCACGACGGGGGCAGGCATCGCGATGGGGCTCCTGGGCGATCGCCTCCGCGCTCGGGACGTGGCGATCGGCACCGTGCTCGCGTTCACGATGGGACTGGGCAACCTCTTCCTCAGCCTGTCGACCCGCCTGTCGGGCGAGGCGACGAGCGTGCTGTTCGGCGACTTGCTCGCCATCTCGTCCGCGCAAGTCGCCTTCATGTTCGCGGTCGCCGTCGCGGCGCTGGTGGTCCTCGGGGCGATCTACCGGCC is a genomic window of Candidatus Eisenbacteria bacterium containing:
- a CDS encoding metal ABC transporter permease; amino-acid sequence: MQSWSALFDYDFMRHAFAAGTIVGVTAGAMGYFVVLRRLAFAGHALAHVGFAGATGAVLVNANVFAGLVTLTTGAGIAMGLLGDRLRARDVAIGTVLAFTMGLGNLFLSLSTRLSGEATSVLFGDLLAISSAQVAFMFAVAVAALVVLGAIYRP